A genomic stretch from Erigeron canadensis isolate Cc75 chromosome 9, C_canadensis_v1, whole genome shotgun sequence includes:
- the LOC122583558 gene encoding uncharacterized protein LOC122583558 yields MRDYFVEDSKFDEPFFRHRFRMSKRLFLKIVGDIEANFSYFQEGYDARGKKSCSALQKCTSAIKQLSTSEPSDAYDEYLCMAARTGRDTMEYFCDAVVNLYQKEFLRRSTSHDVALITQAHEERHHIPGMLGSPDCTHIEWRMCPRHL; encoded by the coding sequence ATGCGTGACTACTTTGTTGAAGACTCAAAGTTTGACGAACCATTTTTTCGTCATCGTTTTCGCATGAGcaagaggttatttttgaagattgttggtgatattgaagCTAATTTTAGTTACTTTCAAGAGGGGTACGACGCACGGGGTAAAAAAAGTTGCAGCGCTCTTCAAAAGTGCACATCGGCGATCAAGCAACTGTCTACGAGTGAACCTTCAGACGCGTATGACGAGTATTTATGTATGGCTGCTAGAACAGGACGCGATACCATGGAGTACTTTTGTGATGCGGTCGTCAATTTATATCAAAAGGAGTTCTTACGTAGGTCGACATCTCATGACGTTGCTCTCATCACACAAGCCCATGAAGAAAGACACCACATTCCAGGAATGCTTGGTAGTCCTGATTGTACACACATCGAATGGAGGATGTGCCCTAGACACTTATAA
- the LOC122583559 gene encoding uncharacterized protein LOC122583559 → MIECVASYDLWIWHSFFGPAGSNNDVNVLHQSPLFQNERNGSASDSSFSVNGHDYKRGYYLTDGIYPRWAAFVKAYPHPVEQDEKKYKKLQETARKDVERAFGVLKGKWKILDRPLRLWTKEKKSSLRILYYTT, encoded by the coding sequence ATGATTGAATGTGTTGCTTCTTatgacttgtggatttggcattcgTTTTTCGGTCCTGCTGGATCGAACAACGATGTCAATGTTTTGCACCAGTCGCCGTTGTTTCAAAACGAGCGTAATGGATCCGCGTCAGACAGTTCATTTAGCGTAAATGGACATGATTATAAGCGCGGTTACTACCTTACCGATGGAATCTATCCTAGGTGGGCAGCGTTTGTTAAAGCTTATCCTCATCCAGTGGAACAAgatgaaaagaaatataaaaaactacAAGAGActgcaagaaaggatgttgaGCGAGCGTTTGGTGTTCTCAAGGGAAAATGGAAGATCTTGGACCGTCCCCTCCGGCTATGGACAAAGGAGAAGAAGTCGTCGCTGCGTATACTATactacacaacatga